The Pseudofrankia inefficax genome window below encodes:
- a CDS encoding glycosyltransferase, with protein sequence MSSFLLVVPPLVGHITPLVAVADELAARGHRVAWSGEPSLVRALAGPEAEVHPALGPPLGADQGLGLRGYAAARFLWEDFLVPLAEATHESVADAAKRVDADLLVCDMQALAGPLAGARLGIPWVTSASTSGSLRDPFTATPQVRRWLDDLFAGLIARCCPRPAVALTPATLERSPLLVLAFTTEALAGPAEPSGAPTAWVGPALRQPGAGPDDQFPWAWLDPAAALVVVSLGTVNAPVGARFLRACVDALGQLRGAQAAIADPSGALTAVPDNVLVRPRLPMLPLLSHAAAVVCHAGHNTVCEALAHDVPLVVAPIRDDQPIVAQQVVDAGAGIRLHFGRATADLVAAAVVDVLGRARYRKAAEAVGASLRTAGGAGAAADHVEAVVREAGRRR encoded by the coding sequence ATGAGCAGCTTCCTGCTCGTCGTCCCGCCGCTGGTCGGGCACATCACGCCGCTGGTCGCGGTGGCCGACGAGCTGGCGGCCCGTGGCCACCGCGTCGCCTGGTCGGGTGAACCGTCACTGGTCCGCGCGCTCGCCGGACCGGAGGCCGAGGTGCACCCCGCCCTCGGCCCGCCGCTGGGCGCCGACCAGGGCCTCGGCCTGCGGGGCTACGCCGCCGCCCGGTTTCTCTGGGAGGACTTCCTCGTCCCGCTCGCCGAGGCCACCCACGAGTCGGTCGCCGACGCGGCCAAACGCGTCGACGCCGACCTCCTGGTCTGCGACATGCAGGCGCTGGCTGGACCTCTCGCCGGCGCCCGGCTGGGGATTCCGTGGGTGACCTCGGCCAGCACGTCGGGCTCGCTGCGGGATCCGTTCACCGCGACGCCCCAGGTCCGGCGCTGGCTGGACGACCTGTTCGCCGGCCTGATCGCGCGGTGCTGCCCGCGGCCCGCCGTGGCGCTGACGCCCGCGACCCTCGAACGCTCCCCGTTGCTGGTTCTGGCCTTCACCACGGAGGCTCTCGCCGGGCCGGCGGAGCCGTCCGGGGCGCCGACCGCCTGGGTGGGCCCCGCGCTGCGCCAGCCGGGCGCCGGGCCGGACGACCAGTTCCCGTGGGCCTGGCTGGATCCGGCGGCGGCCCTCGTCGTCGTGAGCCTGGGCACCGTCAACGCTCCCGTCGGCGCGCGGTTCCTGCGGGCCTGCGTCGACGCGCTGGGTCAGCTGCGCGGCGCGCAGGCAGCGATCGCCGACCCGTCGGGAGCGCTGACGGCGGTCCCGGACAACGTGCTCGTCCGACCGCGCCTGCCGATGCTTCCGCTCCTGTCGCACGCGGCCGCCGTCGTGTGCCACGCCGGGCACAACACGGTGTGCGAGGCGCTCGCGCACGACGTGCCGCTGGTCGTCGCGCCGATCCGCGACGACCAGCCGATCGTCGCCCAGCAGGTGGTCGACGCGGGCGCGGGCATCCGGCTGCATTTCGGCCGGGCGACGGCCGACCTCGTCGCCGCCGCGGTCGTCGACGTCCTGGGCCGGGCCCGCTACCGCAAGGCCGCCGAAGCCGTCGGCGCCTCGCTGCGAACCGCGGGCGGTGCGGGCGCCGCCGCGGACCACGTGGAGGCAGTCGTCAGGGAAGCCGGCCGGCGCCGGTGA
- a CDS encoding alpha/beta hydrolase family protein produces MSPSPRSTGPARARSPEPPEPAYQQVTSAVIDCLTAGGAVDPDRVVLIGLSLGGLYAMRSAAADRRIRAVATVSGPYPMPTWDTLPPFAVDTLTIRCGGADHARDVIAALAQPGLLAAVHQALLVVSGGADELPPPAQARHIAATAPAGELLLVPGGDHLLGNTRWQWLDRTADWLAEQARTGR; encoded by the coding sequence GTGTCGCCGTCGCCGCGATCGACGGGCCCGGCCAGGGCGCGCTCGCCCGAGCCGCCCGAGCCGGCCTACCAGCAGGTCACCAGCGCGGTGATCGACTGCCTGACCGCCGGCGGAGCGGTCGATCCCGACCGGGTCGTGCTCATCGGTCTCAGTCTCGGCGGGTTGTACGCGATGCGGTCCGCGGCCGCCGATCGCCGCATTCGCGCGGTCGCGACGGTCAGCGGGCCGTACCCGATGCCGACCTGGGACACGCTGCCCCCGTTCGCCGTCGACACCCTGACGATCCGCTGCGGCGGCGCGGACCACGCGCGGGACGTGATCGCCGCGCTCGCGCAGCCAGGCCTGCTCGCCGCCGTCCACCAGGCCCTGCTCGTCGTCAGCGGTGGCGCGGACGAGCTCCCGCCACCGGCCCAGGCCCGGCACATCGCCGCCACCGCGCCCGCCGGAGAGCTGCTGCTCGTTCCGGGTGGCGACCACCTCCTGGGCAACACCCGCTGGCAGTGGCTGGACCGCACCGCCGACTGGCTGGCCGAACAGGCCAGAACCGGGCGATGA
- a CDS encoding ABC transporter ATP-binding protein — protein MSASELAGPAPRHRPHNRLRLILWYTAGFRARLALGSVLTLAGTALSLSQPIVAQRILNRLARHQPTGGLLLLLAGAVVLGTAVGGVGYFFVESVGESLVRTVRRLLVTRILRMRPAAADRIPPADLLSRLVADTTLLRQVTTQAMVASVTAMLALLGSLVLMGLIDYVLLAVTLGAVVTMSVSVRWAAARIGAATGKAQEAVAYLAMLLDRDLGAFQTVKAAGAEAHEIGLLTDAADTAWRRGLRVAGWQAASGASAGLLMQTSFLAVLGVGGARVAAGRLPLADLIAYLLYMFFLTQPVTTLVSAWGQLKVGGAAAERIQDVLRLPVEPEPATVGPVDGRAIAALAARARTRFGDRGHGPFPTGANGADRPRADPRRAGLCAAVAFEHVVFGYRPDLPLVHQGVTFTVPPGGTTAVVGPSGAGKSSLFALLERFHEVTSGRVLLDGRDVRDWPLAELRRAIGYVEQDSPVLAGTLRDNLTLGLSGVADERLWEVVALARLEDLVQTLPGGLDGWIGHRGGTLSGGQRQRIAIGRAFLRRPRLLLLDEATSALDAVNEAALRTTLEAAARTTTVMVVAHRLSTVVNARQIVVLEAGRVRAVGTHSELLDADPTYRELATNQLLAASP, from the coding sequence GTGAGCGCGAGCGAGCTCGCCGGTCCCGCCCCCCGGCACCGGCCACACAACCGGCTGCGGCTGATCCTCTGGTACACCGCAGGCTTCCGGGCCAGGCTCGCGCTGGGCAGTGTGCTGACGCTCGCGGGCACCGCCCTGTCGCTGTCGCAGCCGATCGTCGCGCAGCGCATCCTCAACCGCCTCGCCCGACACCAGCCGACCGGCGGGCTGCTCCTGCTCCTGGCCGGGGCCGTCGTGCTCGGGACCGCGGTCGGGGGCGTCGGCTACTTCTTCGTCGAGTCGGTCGGCGAGTCCCTCGTCCGCACCGTGCGACGGCTGCTGGTGACCCGCATCCTGCGCATGCGCCCCGCGGCCGCCGACAGGATCCCACCCGCGGACCTGCTGTCCCGGCTCGTCGCCGACACGACCCTGCTGCGCCAGGTGACGACCCAGGCGATGGTCGCCTCCGTCACCGCCATGCTCGCCCTTCTGGGTTCCCTCGTCCTGATGGGCCTGATCGACTACGTGCTGCTCGCGGTCACGCTGGGCGCTGTCGTGACGATGAGTGTCTCGGTGCGCTGGGCCGCCGCCAGAATCGGGGCGGCCACCGGCAAGGCGCAGGAAGCCGTCGCCTACCTGGCCATGCTGCTCGACCGCGACCTCGGGGCCTTCCAGACCGTCAAGGCGGCCGGCGCCGAGGCCCACGAGATCGGCCTGCTGACCGACGCCGCCGACACCGCGTGGCGGCGCGGCCTGCGGGTCGCCGGCTGGCAGGCGGCCAGCGGAGCATCCGCCGGCCTCCTGATGCAGACCTCGTTCCTCGCCGTACTCGGCGTCGGCGGCGCGCGCGTCGCCGCGGGACGGCTGCCGCTCGCCGACCTGATCGCCTATCTGCTGTACATGTTCTTCCTGACCCAACCCGTCACCACGCTGGTCAGCGCCTGGGGCCAGCTCAAGGTCGGCGGCGCAGCGGCCGAACGCATCCAGGACGTGCTGCGACTGCCCGTCGAACCCGAGCCGGCGACCGTCGGCCCGGTGGACGGTCGGGCCATCGCCGCCCTGGCGGCCAGGGCTAGAACCCGGTTCGGCGACCGCGGTCACGGGCCCTTCCCAACCGGCGCGAACGGGGCTGACCGTCCACGCGCCGACCCACGCCGGGCCGGTCTCTGCGCCGCCGTGGCCTTCGAACACGTCGTGTTCGGCTACCGGCCGGACCTCCCGCTGGTGCACCAGGGCGTGACGTTCACCGTGCCGCCGGGCGGCACGACCGCCGTCGTCGGACCGTCCGGTGCCGGCAAGTCGAGCCTGTTCGCCCTGCTCGAACGGTTCCACGAGGTCACCTCGGGCCGGGTCCTCCTCGACGGCCGGGACGTCCGTGACTGGCCGCTCGCCGAGCTGCGCCGGGCGATCGGCTACGTCGAACAGGACTCTCCCGTGCTCGCCGGCACCCTGCGCGACAACCTCACGCTCGGCCTGTCCGGGGTCGCTGACGAGCGGCTCTGGGAGGTCGTGGCCCTCGCCCGGCTGGAGGACCTGGTCCAGACCCTGCCGGGCGGGCTCGACGGCTGGATCGGCCATCGTGGCGGCACCCTGTCCGGTGGCCAGCGCCAGCGCATCGCGATCGGCCGGGCGTTCCTGCGTCGGCCGCGGCTGCTCCTGCTCGACGAGGCGACCTCCGCGCTGGACGCGGTCAACGAGGCCGCGCTGCGCACCACCTTGGAGGCGGCGGCCAGGACCACCACGGTGATGGTCGTCGCCCACCGGTTGTCGACGGTCGTCAACGCCCGTCAGATCGTCGTCCTGGAGGCGGGCCGGGTGCGGGCCGTCGGCACCCACAGCGAGCTGCTCGACGCCGACCCCACCTATCGCGAGCTCGCGACCAACCAGCTCCTCGCCGCCAGCCCCTGA
- a CDS encoding alpha/beta fold hydrolase: MPTLHVNGADIHYLHTSGRPSDDPAPTLVCVHGLGTDSLASFYLTLAAPLAAAGVDLLFYDLRGHGNSARPASGYQVGDFVADLDGLLGALDVRAPVHLIGNSFGGTIAFGFAAAYPERVASLVCIESEPPTETWAARVGEVLANTKRELSTDEAYQWIAVRFGDHHARLSRQAYRRLEATSMVEEIPTGPMLDLTDLSQITVPVLSIIGSDGFQADDPYLLESLLPDCRTVVIPDQDHSVLVEAHRQVRELLLDWIFSHHTVPVAPGGQA, from the coding sequence ATGCCGACTCTTCATGTCAACGGTGCGGACATCCACTACCTGCACACGTCGGGCCGGCCGTCGGACGACCCGGCACCGACGCTCGTGTGCGTCCACGGTCTCGGGACCGACAGCCTCGCGAGCTTCTACCTGACCCTGGCCGCCCCGCTGGCCGCGGCCGGCGTCGACCTGCTGTTCTACGACCTGCGGGGCCACGGGAACAGCGCCCGACCCGCCAGCGGCTACCAGGTCGGCGATTTCGTGGCCGATCTCGACGGGCTGCTCGGCGCGCTCGACGTGCGGGCACCGGTGCACCTGATCGGGAACAGTTTCGGGGGCACGATCGCGTTCGGGTTCGCCGCCGCGTACCCCGAGCGGGTCGCCAGCCTGGTCTGCATCGAGTCCGAGCCGCCGACCGAGACGTGGGCCGCGCGGGTGGGTGAGGTGTTGGCCAACACCAAGCGGGAGCTGTCCACCGACGAGGCGTACCAGTGGATCGCGGTGCGGTTCGGTGACCACCACGCCCGGCTGTCCCGGCAGGCCTACCGGCGGCTGGAGGCGACCTCGATGGTCGAGGAGATCCCGACCGGGCCGATGCTCGACCTGACCGACCTCAGCCAGATCACCGTCCCGGTGCTGAGCATCATCGGCAGCGACGGGTTCCAGGCCGACGACCCGTATCTCCTGGAGAGCCTGCTGCCGGACTGCCGGACCGTCGTGATCCCCGACCAGGACCACTCGGTACTCGTCGAGGCCCATCGGCAGGTACGGGAGCTGCTGCTCGACTGGATCTTCTCGCACCACACCGTCCCGGTGGCGCCCGGAGGGCAGGCATGA
- a CDS encoding acyl carrier protein — MTADDDQTSAVLTEINSLINEIVQKYGSPPVDVTMDTLFHSELELESIDLVTLGVMLAARYGDQVSMAEFLSDKDLADVIGLRVGQVVDYVVSRLDVATAVD, encoded by the coding sequence ATGACCGCAGACGACGACCAGACCAGCGCCGTCCTGACCGAGATCAACAGTCTCATCAACGAGATCGTCCAGAAGTACGGGTCACCGCCCGTCGACGTCACGATGGACACGCTGTTCCACAGTGAGCTGGAGCTGGAGAGCATCGACCTGGTCACCCTCGGCGTGATGCTCGCGGCGCGGTACGGGGACCAGGTGAGCATGGCGGAGTTCCTCTCCGACAAGGACCTCGCGGACGTCATCGGCCTGCGCGTCGGCCAGGTCGTCGACTACGTCGTGTCCCGCCTCGATGTCGCGACGGCCGTCGACTGA
- a CDS encoding winged helix-turn-helix transcriptional regulator — translation MVSAAASADGRYDVLAAACPTRQIVDRIGDRWSLLVLYALEGGTLRFQELRRAVEGISQKMLTQTVRGLERDGLVERTVHAVIPPRVDYCLTPLGRGLSSRIAELRNWAYTHIDEVNDARAAFDERVGVPPPRR, via the coding sequence ATGGTCTCGGCCGCCGCCTCGGCCGACGGGCGTTACGACGTCCTCGCCGCCGCCTGCCCGACCCGGCAGATCGTCGACCGCATCGGCGACAGGTGGAGCCTGCTGGTGCTCTACGCGCTGGAGGGCGGCACGCTGCGGTTCCAGGAACTGCGCCGAGCCGTCGAGGGCATCAGCCAGAAGATGCTCACCCAGACCGTCCGCGGCCTCGAACGCGACGGCCTGGTCGAACGCACCGTCCACGCGGTCATCCCACCCCGGGTCGACTACTGCCTGACCCCACTCGGCCGCGGCCTGTCCTCGCGCATCGCCGAGCTACGGAACTGGGCCTACACCCACATCGACGAGGTGAACGACGCCCGCGCCGCGTTCGACGAGCGCGTCGGGGTGCCGCCGCCTCGCCGGTGA